The sequence TATCTTATCAATGCCACCAGAGAGCGTACTAGGAAACCACCTTACAATCTTCAGGATCTCATTCTCTAGAAGACGAAGAGTTGTCAagagttttaatttattttcaaaattttcaagcccAGAGCTATCAATGGCTACAAGGGCATTCGCAAATCCTTTCGATCCCTCCAAAATACCTAGGTTTCTCACATATTCAATCTCCGATTTCAGCAGCTCTTCACTGCGCAAAATTAAACTGGGCCTTACCATGATTGCATATAAAAGAAGTTCATCTTGCATActtgatttctttaaaatgtctatGTTAGGTTTCACATTGTCAGTATTACACATCAAAAGCCTAGGATACCGCGTGATAATTTTGTACAAACTATGCTTTGAACCAAATATGGCTACAAACAAGGAAACTTTAGGGCTTAGGTTTTGTTCCAAACTACAACAGAGCAAACTGGGTGCTTGACTTACGATATGTCCCAGGTTACTACCAgtaaaacataatgccttcataaaCTCAATCTTGGGCTTTAACTGACTATCCACTTTGAACTTTATAATATTTGGACGTGTGAAAACAATTTTCCTTACCTGGTCTTCTGTGAAACCTGAGTCTCTAAAGAGCTAGGCTGCCTGCTGGGCTGTGCAGATGGATTTAGCTTTGAACAAATTTTCATTCCTCCTATCAAACGCCAAAACTTGGGACTCAGAAAGCCCACATTCACTGAGAAAAAATTGGGTCATAGCAATTCTTCGTCTGCAATATTCTTCTGCTTCTGTTCGTTGTCTATTTGAGGATATGACATCAGACAATTTTGAGGTGGAGAATAAGGAATATTTTGAGAGAACAAAGTACCTGAATGGTGAGAGTGTGCGTTTGAGGAATAGCATTGTATGGCATTCAACAAATCAAACCCTAAGGTGCTGGATAAAACCCTAGGTGCAGTGACACTTGAAGAGAGTAATAGGTCAAGTGACTCTAAAACAGCGGCAAAGTGTAAGGCATGCGATTTTCATCCTtacatattaaaaaattattagttTCTTTGGGTATGTTCTCTCAAGATTAGGAATTTAATATTGAAAATACTTGATGTTAGATCACAATTAAAAAATACCATCAATGAATAGTTGTATAGGATAATTTTTTGGTTGTGCATGTTGTGATTGTTCATGAAATTTTTTACAACTTTTATTTTTTAGTTCAATTGTAGAATGTTGAGATTAGAATCTTCATGATAAttataaattatcaaaatttatatcaaaTATTATGTTTAGGTTAAATAACATAGTAATTGTATAATATTAGATGATAATTAGTAATTGCAATATGATAGTAATTGTATGATAATTAGTATTATGTCGAATATGTTAGATTAGATGATTCACACTTTTCTCATGTTTTGTTATAAAGATAATTATTGCTTCCTCAAATACTATTGAAAAAAAGGATATAACATAGATGATTTTAATTGGTTAGAATGTAGTGTTAATATTAATCATTTAAATGGATTAGTAAATTTTGATTGTTATAGTTATCCTACTACATCAAATACTAATAAATGTTCACCTTCATACTAGATCCTAAATCCATATCTaattcaaatgataaaatataataaataataaactagATCGAGAAATTTGAGTGTTGCAAATCAAGTATTTATAGAAAGAGATGAGATGCTTATATAATTTGACATGGTAAAAGGTGGGACATTATTATTAACTAGCTAGATCATTGTCACCGTGATTTGAAGTTAGAATTGAGATGTAGATCTCGAACTAGTGAGTTTTGATAATCTTATATGAAATTTTTTGCTCTTATAGATTAGGTTGTGTCATGTAGTTGAATCTAACTAGTGTATAATGGTCTTGTGTAGGTACATCTATTGGCCATagtcacataaatcattgtgtctATTTCAAAATTATGGTTGTTCTTATAAGGACAATTTAAGACTTGCTTCAAGATGAAGGAGATGACTTCAACTTTCCTTGATGGCAGTAAAACTTCTACAAAGGCATACAATGTTGCAATGTATGCCAATCAAGCTATGCGAATGTGAAATCTAAAGTGTTTGTGGGCTAACGTGGTGTAGAGATCTAGCAAGTTCAATACTTTTGAAATGGATTTGTCCTTGTGTACTTCAATGGTGTATCAAATAGCTTCTAATCACTTATCAAATATCCTTAAATATATGTCCACAACCACCAATTTCATTCACTAACTAGTACATTAGTTGACATGATAATGAAATTTTGTGAAAGGGTTAAATTTGAGGTGTGGAAaggtgaatttgaatttggaagacTATGCAATGTCACACTACATGTGATGCAATCTAGTCAATAGTAAAAAAATGGCTATACAAACATGTATAAATGGTGAAGGTCAAAGTTTCTAGAGGGAGAAAATGAATAATAGTTATTTGGCGAGAGTAGGTTTACATTCCAAATAGGTCAAATTGAGTGCTACAACTATGAATTTAAGGCATACTGATACACTATTGATATTCCAATTAAAGTGTTAGTAATAATTAAAGAAAATGTCTAATCAAATGTGAAAACACATTTAATTGTTGATAAAAGCCATcttgaaattattaaatatatgagttaaatgatttttttttttaaatcacatgtGAAAAGCCTTCTCTTGTAACTTAACAACACAA is a genomic window of Cryptomeria japonica chromosome 7, Sugi_1.0, whole genome shotgun sequence containing:
- the LOC131045205 gene encoding uncharacterized protein LOC131045205, with the translated sequence MKALCFTGSNLGHIVSQAPSLLCCSLEQNLSPKVSLFVAIFGSKHSLYKIITRYPRLLMCNTDNVKPNIDILKKSSMQDELLLYAIMVRPSLILRSEELLKSEIEYVRNLGILEGSKGFANALVAIDSSGLENFENKLKLLTTLRLLENEILKIVRWFPSTLSGGIDKIKKNMDFLKNTAGFQPNIVVTHSRLLTYSVENRLLPRHKVFEFLRETDPSRLPKSLVKVYNLSERSFADKFLLGTPEAAKLFENYKGKSVDLAIS